A genomic segment from Lignipirellula cremea encodes:
- a CDS encoding aspartate aminotransferase family protein, which yields MTTPDTSRLPLSLPHPAPPPRPYDGPPREEVIALRRQFLSPGLVQYYREPLLIVDGQMQYVWDETGKQYLDGFAGIVTISVGHCHPEIVERVREQVGRLQHTTTIYLHPTIGQLAQKMAAHMPTGSGLDVSYFTNSGSEANEIAILASREHTGNVDVVSLRNSYHGGTQGAMALTAHGNWKFKSSPSHNVKNATPGYCYRCPYGLEYPSCDVRCARDIEELIRYETTGEVACFIGEPIQGVGGVVTPPPEYFQIVYDIVRRHGGLCIADEVQTGFGRTGEHFWGFENWGVTPDLVTMAKGIANGAPLGACVTRPEIAQVMANRVHFNTYGGNPISMTQGLATLEIIDKENLQENARVVGNHLRERLEELKTRHRMVGDVRGKGLMLGVELVLDKTSKTPASAATGEIMELARERGLLLGKSGLYGNVLRIKPPLCITRDDADFMADCLEETLTLVEAQS from the coding sequence ATGACAACACCTGACACCTCGCGTTTGCCGCTTTCGCTTCCGCACCCTGCCCCGCCGCCGCGGCCTTACGATGGGCCCCCGCGAGAAGAAGTGATCGCCCTGCGGCGCCAGTTCCTGTCGCCGGGCCTGGTGCAGTACTACCGGGAGCCGCTGCTGATTGTCGACGGCCAGATGCAGTACGTGTGGGACGAAACAGGGAAGCAGTATCTCGACGGGTTCGCCGGCATCGTTACGATCTCCGTCGGACATTGCCATCCGGAAATTGTCGAAAGGGTCCGCGAACAGGTCGGTCGGCTGCAGCACACCACCACCATTTACCTGCATCCCACGATCGGCCAGCTGGCCCAGAAAATGGCGGCCCACATGCCGACCGGCAGCGGGCTCGATGTCAGCTATTTCACCAATTCCGGCAGCGAAGCGAACGAGATCGCCATCCTGGCTTCGCGCGAGCATACGGGCAATGTGGATGTCGTTAGCCTGCGCAACAGCTACCACGGCGGCACGCAGGGAGCGATGGCCCTGACCGCCCACGGCAACTGGAAGTTCAAATCCAGCCCCAGCCATAACGTCAAGAACGCAACGCCAGGCTACTGCTATCGGTGCCCTTACGGACTCGAATATCCCAGTTGCGACGTCCGCTGCGCCCGGGATATCGAAGAGCTGATCCGCTACGAAACGACCGGCGAAGTCGCCTGCTTTATCGGCGAGCCGATCCAGGGCGTCGGCGGGGTGGTGACTCCGCCGCCTGAGTATTTCCAGATCGTTTACGACATTGTTCGCCGCCACGGGGGATTGTGCATCGCCGACGAAGTGCAAACCGGGTTCGGCCGCACCGGCGAGCATTTCTGGGGCTTTGAGAACTGGGGCGTCACTCCCGACCTGGTCACCATGGCCAAAGGAATCGCCAACGGGGCCCCGCTGGGAGCGTGCGTCACCCGGCCCGAGATCGCCCAGGTGATGGCGAACCGCGTGCACTTCAATACGTACGGCGGAAATCCGATCAGCATGACCCAGGGGCTGGCGACGCTGGAAATCATCGACAAAGAGAACCTGCAGGAGAACGCTCGCGTGGTGGGGAACCATCTGCGGGAACGGCTGGAGGAACTAAAGACGCGGCATCGCATGGTGGGCGACGTCCGCGGCAAAGGACTCATGCTGGGCGTTGAACTGGTGCTCGATAAAACGTCCAAAACCCCCGCATCCGCCGCCACAGGCGAGATCATGGAGCTCGCCCGCGAGCGCGGCCTGCTGCTGGGGAAAAGCGGCCTGTACGGCAACGTCTTGCGGATCAAACCGCCGCTGTGCATCACCCGCGACGACGCCGACTTTATGGCCGATTGCCTGGAAGAAACACTTACTCTCGTGGAAGCTCAATCATGA
- a CDS encoding RNA recognition motif domain-containing protein, whose product MAKKMYVGNLPWSCTNTELETMFQPHGNVLSAEVIMDRESGRSRGFGFVEMDSPEEVSRAVSALNGSEMGGRTLVVNEALPRQPRRDGGGGNRGGGGGRY is encoded by the coding sequence ATGGCCAAAAAAATGTATGTGGGCAACTTGCCCTGGTCGTGTACCAACACGGAACTGGAAACGATGTTTCAGCCGCATGGCAACGTCCTTTCCGCCGAAGTCATCATGGATCGAGAGTCGGGCCGGAGCCGTGGATTCGGTTTCGTCGAAATGGATTCGCCGGAAGAAGTCAGTCGCGCCGTATCCGCCCTGAACGGATCGGAAATGGGCGGCCGCACGCTGGTCGTCAATGAAGCCCTGCCCCGTCAACCCCGTCGCGATGGCGGCGGTGGCAATCGCGGCGGTGGAGGCGGTCGTTACTAA
- the mmsA gene encoding CoA-acylating methylmalonate-semialdehyde dehydrogenase, translated as MKYPALANTIAAGSSREMLPILSPLDGSTLSEAPLSTAADVDAAAKAAAEAQVEWGARTIRQRAQVFFRYRQLLEQHQHELAELIHEENGKMPGEGLAEIVRAIEVTEFACALPQMIAGEVLEVSSNVECRTQRSPLGVTASITPFNFPMMVPHWTIPIALCLGNAMLFKPSEKTPLSAMRTADLLQQAGLPDGLFSVVHGDRNSVEAICDHPLIRAVTFVGSTAAAKAVYIRSTGNLKRALCLGGAKNHLIVLPDAIEEQTAVNVIASMAGCAGQRCMAAASMIAVGKVDSIIDKVCEEAKKLVPGKNLGAVISLESKQRIERYIDEAEAAGARVLVDGRNTVVAGREGGYYVGPTVLDGVTREMKIAQDEVFGPVLAILRASDVEQAVAIENASPYGNAAAVYTQRGGVARTIANQASAGMIGVNIGVPVPLEPFGFGGWNDSRFGVGDITGRGSIEFWTQTKKITSRWSTELKQGWLGD; from the coding sequence ATGAAATACCCCGCTTTGGCGAATACCATCGCCGCGGGTTCGTCCCGTGAAATGTTGCCGATTCTCAGTCCGCTCGACGGCAGCACGCTGTCGGAAGCGCCCTTGTCGACGGCCGCCGATGTCGACGCCGCCGCAAAGGCAGCCGCCGAAGCCCAGGTCGAATGGGGCGCCCGGACCATCCGTCAGCGAGCGCAGGTCTTTTTCCGTTACCGCCAACTGCTGGAGCAGCACCAGCACGAACTGGCCGAGCTCATCCACGAAGAGAACGGCAAAATGCCTGGCGAAGGGCTGGCCGAGATCGTCCGCGCCATCGAGGTCACCGAGTTTGCTTGCGCCCTGCCGCAAATGATCGCCGGCGAAGTTCTAGAGGTCAGCTCCAATGTGGAGTGCCGCACGCAGCGTTCCCCACTGGGGGTGACGGCCTCGATCACGCCGTTTAACTTCCCCATGATGGTGCCGCACTGGACGATCCCGATCGCCCTTTGCCTGGGCAACGCGATGCTCTTCAAGCCGTCGGAAAAAACGCCGCTGAGCGCGATGCGCACCGCCGATCTGCTGCAGCAGGCGGGCCTGCCCGACGGGCTCTTTAGCGTCGTCCATGGCGACCGCAATTCGGTCGAAGCGATCTGCGATCACCCACTGATCAGGGCGGTGACCTTTGTCGGCTCCACCGCAGCGGCCAAAGCCGTTTACATCCGTTCGACCGGCAACCTCAAAAGGGCGCTCTGCCTGGGCGGCGCCAAGAACCACCTGATCGTGCTGCCCGACGCGATTGAAGAGCAAACGGCCGTGAACGTGATTGCTTCCATGGCCGGTTGCGCCGGCCAGCGCTGCATGGCGGCCGCTTCGATGATCGCCGTCGGCAAGGTCGACTCCATTATCGACAAGGTCTGCGAGGAAGCGAAGAAACTCGTCCCCGGCAAGAACCTTGGCGCCGTGATTTCGCTGGAATCAAAACAGCGGATCGAACGTTACATCGACGAGGCCGAAGCAGCCGGCGCCCGGGTGCTGGTCGACGGCCGCAACACGGTCGTGGCCGGACGCGAAGGCGGCTATTATGTCGGCCCCACCGTCCTCGACGGGGTAACGCGCGAGATGAAGATCGCCCAGGACGAAGTCTTTGGCCCGGTCCTGGCCATCCTTCGCGCCAGCGATGTCGAACAGGCGGTAGCGATCGAGAACGCTTCCCCCTACGGCAATGCGGCCGCCGTTTATACCCAGCGAGGCGGCGTCGCCCGGACCATCGCCAACCAGGCCAGCGCCGGCATGATCGGCGTGAACATCGGCGTGCCGGTGCCGCTGGAGCCGTTCGGCTTCGGCGGCTGGAACGACAGCCGTTTCGGCGTCGGCGATATCACGGGCCGCGGTTCGATTGAGTTCTGGACGCAGACAAAGAAGATCACCAGCCGCTGGTCGACCGAACTCAAACAGGGCTGGCTGGGCGACTAA